CGCGCGCAAGATCGTCGACGTCGTCGTCCCGCACTACTGCAACGCCGCGTCGGTGCTGGTGCTGGAGAGCCTCGTCGCCGCCGACGAGGTGCACAGCGAGTCCGGCTCGGCCGTGATGCGCCGCGTCGCCGTCACCTCCGACGACGACAACCTCGCGTGGACGTCGGCGTTCCCCGTCGGGGAGGTCCTCGTCTTCCCCGAGGGCACCCCGTACCACGAGGTCATGGACACCGCGCGTCCCGTCCACCGCCGTCACATCGACGCGGACGCGGCCGGCGCCATCGGACGGATCTGGCGGCGCGACCCCGCGGGCGAGCTCCTCACCGACGTCTCCATGGTGCTGCTGCCGCTGATCGCGAACGACACCCTGCTCGGGTTCATCGCCTGCACCCGCGTTCCGGGCTTCCGCAAGTTCGACCTCTACGACGTCGAGATCGGCATGGAGTTCGCCGCCGGCGCCGCGATCGTCATCGAGAACGCCCGCCGCTACAGCCGCGAGCGCGCCACCGCCCTCGCCCTGCAGCGCAGCCTGCTGCCGAACCGGCTGTCGGCGCCGTCCTCGGTCGAGGTCCGGCACCGCTACCTGCCCGGCAGCAAGCTCGTCGAGGTCGGCGGCGACTGGTACGAGTCGATCGCGCTGCCCGGCGCCCGCGTCGCGCTGATCGTCGGCGACGTCGCCGGGCACGGCGTCCGCGCCGCCGTCACCATGGGGCGGCTGCGCACCGCCCTGCACACCCTCGCGAACCTGGAACTGCCGCCCGCGGACGCCCTGCACGTCATGCACGAGCTGATGATCGAGCTCGGCGAGCAGGAGCCTCACTTCGCCACCTGCGTGTACGCGGTGTACGACGCCACCACGGGCACCATCGAGATCGCCTCCGCCGGGCACCTGCCGCCGCTGCTCGCCGGACCCGGCGGCGACAACGAGTACCTGCGGGTCCCGCCCGCGCCGCCGCTCGGCGTCGCCGGCGGCGCCGCGATCGAGAGCCGCGAGTTCACCGTCGAGGACGGCAGCCTGTTCGTCATCTACACCGACGGCCTCGTCGAGAACCGCGGCCGCGACATCGACGACGGCCTCGCCCGCCTCCGCGAGGTCTTCGGCCGCGACTCGGTGGACCGTCCCATGGAGGACCTCGCCAAGGCCACCCTCGCCGGGGTCTACGCCGACCAGCACCGCGACGACATCGCCGTGCTGATCGCCCGGCTGCGCCGCTTCCCCGAGGACCGCCGCGCCTCCTGGACGCTGCCCGCCGATCCCGCCGCCGTGCGCCGCGCCCGCGGCCTCGTCCGCACCCGCCTCGCCGAGTGGGGCCTGGAGGAACTCGAGTACACCACCCAGCTGCTGATCTCCGAGCTGATCACCAACGCGTACCGGTACGCGCACGGCCCCATCGAGCTGCGCCTGCTCCTCGAACGCACCCTGGTCTGCGAGGTCCTCGACCGGTCCGCGGCCCTGCCCCGCCTCCGCCGCGCCGAGGACGACGACGAGAACGGCCGCGGCCTCCTCGTCGTCAGCCAGCTCGCGCACCGCTGGGGCAGCCGCCGCACCGCCGCGGGCAAGGTCGTCTGGTGCGAGCAGATCGTCCCCGGCATCGACCCCGACCCGGTGGACGTCGACTCGAACTGGCCCGGCGAGAGCCACCACCGGTAGCCGTCGCCGGGTCCGGCCG
The nucleotide sequence above comes from Actinomadura algeriensis. Encoded proteins:
- a CDS encoding SpoIIE family protein phosphatase produces the protein MAPRGDVPGPDSASRTLVLGVDGARQIVQCGPNVRAVLGREPGELLGRPACDLVAEEGKAELESMLEAIAAGQERRGVLPVQSRGDTVSAIVTAQPMLGGDAGTAPAGLLYVQVALPPSERYQDPALMRRALLDDPLTRFADSLDLDQSARKIVDVVVPHYCNAASVLVLESLVAADEVHSESGSAVMRRVAVTSDDDNLAWTSAFPVGEVLVFPEGTPYHEVMDTARPVHRRHIDADAAGAIGRIWRRDPAGELLTDVSMVLLPLIANDTLLGFIACTRVPGFRKFDLYDVEIGMEFAAGAAIVIENARRYSRERATALALQRSLLPNRLSAPSSVEVRHRYLPGSKLVEVGGDWYESIALPGARVALIVGDVAGHGVRAAVTMGRLRTALHTLANLELPPADALHVMHELMIELGEQEPHFATCVYAVYDATTGTIEIASAGHLPPLLAGPGGDNEYLRVPPAPPLGVAGGAAIESREFTVEDGSLFVIYTDGLVENRGRDIDDGLARLREVFGRDSVDRPMEDLAKATLAGVYADQHRDDIAVLIARLRRFPEDRRASWTLPADPAAVRRARGLVRTRLAEWGLEELEYTTQLLISELITNAYRYAHGPIELRLLLERTLVCEVLDRSAALPRLRRAEDDDENGRGLLVVSQLAHRWGSRRTAAGKVVWCEQIVPGIDPDPVDVDSNWPGESHHR